Proteins co-encoded in one Paracoccus aestuarii genomic window:
- a CDS encoding YdcH family protein, whose amino-acid sequence MSIASHVEELRKKHQNLSAAVERAQRSPGTSDLEIVAMKREKLRLKEQITRLGH is encoded by the coding sequence ATGTCGATTGCTTCCCATGTCGAGGAGCTTCGCAAGAAACATCAGAATCTGTCTGCCGCCGTGGAAAGGGCGCAGAGAAGTCCCGGGACCAGCGATCTGGAGATCGTTGCCATGAAGCGCGAAAAGCTGCGCCTGAAGGAGCAGATCACCAGGCTGGGCCATTGA
- a CDS encoding tRNA1(Val) (adenine(37)-N6)-methyltransferase, translated as MTDSRIDGFLDGRLRLAQPARGYRAGADAVMLAAACPARPGQSVLELGCGAGVASLCLGWRVPDLTLTGLEIQGPYADLARANADANAIPLTVLQGDLARPPAVLRGLSVDHVIMNPPYFLAGTPAPDAGRATARAEATPLGMWVDAALRRLRPGGWLTAIQRADRLDGLLTALAGRAGAVAILPIAARPGDAAGRVLVAARKGSRGPLRLLAPLVTHGPGQALSPAAARILRDGAPIDMGNAKVP; from the coding sequence ATGACTGACAGCCGCATCGACGGGTTCCTGGACGGGCGGCTGCGGCTGGCCCAACCGGCGCGCGGCTATCGCGCGGGGGCGGATGCGGTGATGCTGGCCGCGGCCTGTCCCGCGCGCCCCGGGCAATCGGTGCTGGAGCTGGGCTGCGGGGCCGGGGTGGCCAGCCTGTGCCTGGGCTGGCGCGTGCCGGACCTGACCCTGACCGGGCTGGAGATCCAGGGACCCTATGCCGATCTGGCGCGCGCGAATGCCGATGCCAATGCCATCCCCCTGACCGTGCTGCAGGGCGACCTGGCCCGGCCCCCCGCCGTGTTGCGGGGGCTGTCCGTGGATCATGTCATCATGAACCCGCCCTATTTCCTGGCGGGCACGCCGGCCCCCGATGCCGGGCGCGCCACCGCGCGGGCCGAGGCGACGCCCTTGGGCATGTGGGTCGATGCGGCCCTGCGCCGGTTGCGGCCGGGGGGCTGGCTGACCGCGATCCAGCGCGCCGACCGGCTGGACGGGCTGCTGACGGCGCTGGCCGGGCGGGCGGGGGCGGTCGCGATCCTGCCCATCGCCGCGCGGCCGGGCGATGCGGCGGGGCGGGTGCTGGTCGCGGCCCGCAAGGGGTCGCGCGGGCCGCTGCGCCTGCTGGCGCCGCTGGTCACCCATGGCCCCGGCCAGGCCCTGTCGCCCGCCGCTGCCCGCATCCTGCGCGACGGTGCGCCGATCGACATGGGGAATGCGAAAGTTCCGTGA
- a CDS encoding DUF2007 domain-containing protein, whose product MKELFRSNDPVRMSAATSLLESEGIRVFPMDQHMSVLEGSIGILPARLMVADRDEFMARAILRDNGLDD is encoded by the coding sequence ATGAAAGAGCTTTTCCGCAGCAACGATCCCGTCCGCATGTCCGCAGCCACCAGCCTGCTGGAATCCGAAGGCATCCGCGTCTTTCCCATGGACCAGCACATGAGCGTGCTGGAAGGCTCGATCGGGATCCTGCCCGCGCGGCTGATGGTCGCGGATCGGGACGAGTTCATGGCCCGCGCCATCCTGCGCGACAACGGGCTGGATGACTGA